In Brachypodium distachyon strain Bd21 chromosome 2, Brachypodium_distachyon_v3.0, whole genome shotgun sequence, one genomic interval encodes:
- the LOC100831722 gene encoding peptidyl-prolyl cis-trans isomerase CYP21-3, mitochondrial-like, producing the protein MAKIKPKALLAQSKQKKAPTQIGLTKIITYVVLGALVVSSVYYAYQYWQSKGPSGAETVVGN; encoded by the coding sequence ATGGCGAAGATCAAGCCAAAGGCATTGCTGGCGCAAAGCAAGCAGAAGAAGGCCCCTACACAAATCGGGCTGACCAAGATAATCACCTACGTCGTCCTTGGCGCCCTTGTTGTCTCTTCCGTTTATTATGCTTACCAATACTGGCAGAGCAAAGGACCGTCAGGAGCAGAAACTGTTGTAGGGAACTAG
- the LOC100832028 gene encoding uncharacterized protein LOC100832028 → MAGVDGKEELGIILMQAKCASHNIRHNRDRMLQLQLRLQEAPAPGDDDEAARRERLEEVVSGIVDVYFTGIEAGARYLGSCLTMAAENGARLALNPVFALMPDDKLFDALLAQKLPARPTTQVEAFSRVESAFYAVKLPQEHLLPRCVEHLVNIARPATAASEPPKKVSAKTGRRRRRRHGRAPSAPATVATNEPPQDSGTTVEERPRDTSGDMEQARAYLDRACTAVNLAIKHVDLAVMVISSFLDPKDVARFSDLADGGAFLG, encoded by the coding sequence ATGGCGGGGGTGGACGGCAAGGAGGAGCTAGGGATCATCCTGATGCAGGCCAAGTGCGCGTCCCACAACATCCGCCACAACCGCGACAGGATGCTCCAGCTGCAGCTCCGGCTCCAGGAGGCCCCCGCgccgggcgacgacgacgaggcggcgcggcgcgagcGGCTGGAGGAGGTCGTCTCCGGCATCGTCGACGTCTACTTCACCGGCATCGAGGCCGGCGCGCGCTACCTCGGCTCCTGCCTCACCATGGCCGCCGAGAACGGCGCCCGCCTCGCGCTCAACCCCGTCTTCGCCCTCATGCCCGACGACAAGCTCTTCGACGCGCTGCTCGCGCAGAAGCTCCCCGCGCGGCCGACGACGCAGGTCGAGGCCTTCTCCCGCGTCGAGTCCGCCTTCTACGCCGTCAAGCTGCCCCAGGAGCACCTCCTCCCCCGCTGCGTCGAGCACCTCGTCAACATCGCCCgcccggccaccgccgcctccgagcCCCCGAAGAAGGTCAGCGCCAagaccggccgccgccgccgccgccgtcacggACGAGCTCCCTCGGCTCCGGCCACCGTCGCCACCAACGAACCCCCGCAGGACAGCGGCACGACCGTGGAGGAGCGTCCGCGCGACACCAGCGGCGACATGGAGCAGGCCCGCGCGTACCTCGACCGCGCGTGCACCGCCGTGAACCTCGCCATCAAGCACGTCGACCTCGCCGTCATGGTCATCTCCAGCTTCCTCGACCCAAAGGACGTCGCCCGCTTCTCCGACTTGGCCGACGGGGGCGCTTTCCTCGGCTGA
- the LOC106866005 gene encoding uncharacterized protein LOC106866005, producing the protein MADVSKEKLRGILAQAEAAAKKIRQQRDHVWGIQFLLLADDKPSDAAGLKRIKGFISGVIENHHHEGLEAGSRDLTAVLTMAASSGASLALNSSFPVMSEEQLHDALVAHAEQIPEGSTAFSRVEAALFAVKLALEHHLPRCVLRLAQIRIPDPDAAATGEPPQDDGGDTGLPAPAQAKDKVPKEESGGSLEQARDYLDRAYILVNLAVQHVDLSVAAMSSFLDLDPAEEDDAKPSDDSDEFFVIT; encoded by the coding sequence atggcggacgTGAGCAAGGAGAAGCTGCGCGGCATCCTGGCGCAGGCCGAGGCGGCAGCGAAGAAGATCCGGCAGCAGCGGGACCACGTGTGGGGGATACAGTTCCTGCTGCTCGCGGACGACAAGCCAAGCGACGCGGCAGGGCTGAAGCGGATAAAGGGCTTCATCTCCGGCGTCATCGAGAACCACCACCACGAGGGCCTCGAGGCCGGCTCCCGCGACCTCACCGCCGTCCTCACCATGGCGGCGTCGAGCGGCGCGAGCCTCGCGCTCAACTCCTCCTTCCCCGTCATGTCCGAGGAGCAGCTCCACGACGCCCTGGTCGCGCACGCGGAGCAGATCCCCGAGGGCTCGACGGCGTTCTCCCGCGTCGAGGCCGCCCTCTTCGCCGTCAAGCTCGCCCTGGAGCACCACCTCCCCCGCTGCGTCCTGCGCCTCGCCCAGATCAGAATCCCGGacccggacgccgccgccaccggtgaGCCCCCAcaggacgacggcggcgataCCGGGCTGCCGGCCCCAGCTCAGGCGAAGGACAAGGTCCCGAAGGAGGAGTCCGGCGGCAGCCTGGAGCAGGCCCGCGACTACCTCGACCGCGCGTATATCCTCGTGAACCTCGCCGTCCAGCACGTGGACctctccgtcgccgccatgtCCAGCTTCCTGGACCTCGACCCAGCTGAGGAGGACGACGCCAAACCCTCCGACGATTCCGACGAATTCTTCGTCATCACTTAG
- the LOC100832321 gene encoding uncharacterized protein LOC100832321: MAGGGVSDEKLGSILLQAKCASKNIRAQRDLLLQFQLQLQPDHPAASDAAALQEIKSGLVKTFFYAGLEAGARYLTIAAKSGARLALTPSFAVIPDEQLYDALLAQRLPARPTTQTEAFSRVEAALFAVKLAQEHHLLRCVECLAEICRPDNAPAASGVTPASAKVVPSSDPASGEPPQEAGGGSMERARAYLDRGLTLVNLAVKHVELAAATMSRFLDPKKVAELSDFADKHGIIT, translated from the coding sequence atggcgggagGAGGGGTGAGCGACGAGAAGCTGGGCAGCATCCTGCTGCAGGCCAAGTGCGCGTCCAAGAACATCCGGGCGCAGCGGGACCTCCTGCTGCAgttccagctccagctccagccggACCACCCGGCAGCAagcgacgcggcggcgctccaggagaTCAAGTCCGGCCTCGTCAAGACCTTCTTCTACGCGGGGCTCGAGGCCGGCGCCCGCTACCTCACCATCGCGGCGAAGAGCGGCGCCCGCCTCGCGCTCACCCCGTCCTTCGCCGTCATCCCCGACGAGCAGCTCTacgacgcgctcctcgcgcagcGGCTCCCCGCGCGCCCCACGACGCAGACCGAGGCCTTCTCCCGCGTCGAGGCCGCCCTCTTCGCCGTCAAGCTCGCCCAGGagcaccacctcctccgctgcGTCGAGTGCCTCGCCGAGATCTGCCGCCCCGACAACGCCCCTGCCGCCTCCGGTGTGACCCCTGCTTCGGCCAAGGTCGTCCCGTCCTCGGATCCGGCCAGCGGCGAGCCCCCgcaggaggccggcggcggcagcatgGAGCGGGCCCGCGCCTACCTCGACCGCGGGCTAACCCTGGTGAACCTCGCCGTCAAGCACgtggagctcgccgccgccaccatgtcCAGGTTCCTCGACCCCAAGAAGGTCGCCGAGCTATCCGACTTCGCCGACAAACACGGCATCATCACTTAG